The sequence below is a genomic window from Candidatus Methylomirabilota bacterium.
CCGAGTCCTCATGGCCGATCCCACGTTGATCCTGCTCGACGAGCCGGCGGCCGGCGTGAACCGGACGCTTCTGAACGAGCTGCTGGCGGCGATCCGGCGCCTGCGGGACGATGGCCGCACCATCCTGATCGTCGAGCACGACATGAAGGTCGTGATGGGGCTGTGCGAGCAGGTGTTCGTCCTGGACTACGGGGAGAAGATCGCCGAAGGACCGCCGGACGTGATCCAGCAGGACAAGAAGGTCATCGAGGCCTATTTTGGTCGGTGACGCCGTGGGACCGGCTCGAGCACTCGGGGTCAGCGCCGCGGCCGGCACGTCGACCGGGCGCGTCGGGCTCTCGGTCCTGGCCGGGGCGAGCGTGGGCTGGACGGCCGCGCTCGCCCTGGCGCTCGCCGCCGGCTCGCTCGGCTGGCCGCTCGTGCACGACGCACCGCTCATGCACTACATCGCGACCCGCATCCTCGAGGGCGCCGTCCCCTATCGTGACGTCTTCGACATGAACTTTCCGGGCGTCTATCTGGCCCACCTCCTGGGCCTCGGCCTCTTCGGGCGCGGGGACGCCGGCTTCCGGGCCTTCGATCTCCTCGTCCTGGGCGGCACGGCTCTCGGCCTCGCGGTGGGGCTTCAGTCCTTCGGACGGTGGGCCATCGCCGCGGCCGCGGCGCTCTTCGGCCTCTATCACCTGGCCGGCGGCGCCTGGCGCGCGGGGCAGCGCGACTTCATCCTCTGCCTGCCGCTCGCCTGGATGCTCGCGGCCGCGATGGCGTACCTCCGGAGCGGCCGCCCGCGGTGGCTGGCGCTGGCCGGGGTCGGTCTCGGCACGGCGGTCTGGATCAAGCCCCACGCGGGGCTGCTGGCCCCGGTGCTGGTGACCCTCGCGTGGCGGCGCCCGCCGGGCGAGCGGTGGCCGGCCCTGGCGTCGCTGGCCCTCGGGCTCGGGCTGCCGGCGGTCGGGATCGCGGCCTGGCTCGGGGCCGCCGGGGGCCTCGGGCCCTTCCTCGACATCGTCGGGGGTTACGTGCTACCGCTCTACAGCCGCCTCGGGCGGGAGTCCCTCGTGACAGCCGTGCTCGGGCACGATCTCGGAGTCGCCGTGCTGGCCGGGCTCGGGCTGTGGACGCTCGGGGGCTGGCTGCTGCTGGACCGGGCCGCGCGGGCCGAAGGGCGGCGGGCCCTCCTGGCGGCCACCGTCGCCTACGGCGCGCTCCACTTCGCGCTTCAGGGGAAGGGCTGGGAGTATCACCTCTATCCCTTCGCCCTCTTCGCCGTCGCCTCCGGAGCGGCGGGGCTGGGGGACGCGCTCCGGCGCCGCCGGCGCCACGCTGCCGGCGCCCTGCTGGCCGTGCTGGTCCTGACGGCGACGGTCCTCGGCGTCAAGGGCTGGTGGAACCTCGAGCCGGCGTGGATCGCCGAGAAGTCCGCCCGGGCTCACGCGCTCGCGCGCACGCTGGCGCCGCTTTCCGGCGACCGCACCCCGGTCCAGGTGCTCGACACGACCGACGGCGGGATCCACGCGCTCTACCTGCTCGGCCTCCGCCAGCCGACCCGGTTCATCTACGACTTCCACTTCTACCACGACGTCGACCGCCCGTACGTCCAGCGCCTGCGCGCCGAGCTGATGGCGGAACTCCGCCGGCGTCCGCCAGCGGCGGTGGTGCTCTTCGAGCGGGGCTGGCCGAGCGGGGACTACGACCGCGTCGAGGCATTCCCGGCTCTGGCGGGCTGGCTCGAGGCCGGTTATCGGCTGGCCGAGCAGGGCGACGGGTATCGAGTGTATGCGGCGCGACGCGATCGCTAACGTCATCCGCGCCTACGACGACCCGGTCATCCGCGCGTACTCGCGGGGGCGGTTCCTGATCCTGCGCCAGCGGTTCCTGGATGAGATCGGGCAGTACCTGCCGGCCGAGGGAAACATCCTCGACATCGGCTGCGGCTTCGGCCTCTTCTCGCTCTACTACGCGCAGGTCCTCCCGAGGGCTCGCTTCCGGGGCCTCGACCTCAACGCCCGGCGGGTGCGGATCGCGGCCCAGGCGGCCCACCGCCTCGGCCTCGGCAACGCGGAGTACGCGGTCGGCGACGCGCGGGAGTACCGGACCGACGGAGTGCACGCCGCCGCCTACATGCTCGACATCGTCCACCACATCCCGCCGGAGACCGTGGAGCCGCTCCTGGCCGAGCTGCACAAGGCGATCCGTCCGGGCGGCCGCCTCATCATCAAGGACGTGGACACGCAGCCCGCGTACAAGCGCTGGTTCACCCACGCCCTCGACCTCCTGATGAGTCCCCGGGGCGTCATCCATTACTGGCCGGCCGAGGAGCTCCAGATCCTGCTCCAGCGCATCGGCTTCCGGGTGTACCGTCATCTCATGGTCGACATCCTCCCGTATCCCCACGTGCTGTTCATCGGCCAGAAGGACTGAGGCCGCGAACCGATGGCCCTCGCCTACCACTGCGGAGCGCCGCCGCCGCGCCTCCCCGGGTTGGATTGAGGCCGTGCCTGTCTCGCCTTCGCTCCTGACGGTGGAGCAGATCCACGCCGGCTACGGCCGGATCCCGATCCTCCACGGCGTCAGCCTGGCCGTCTGGCCCCGGGAGCTCGTCGCCGTGATCGGCCCGAACGGGGCCGGCAAGTCGACGGCCTTCAAGGTGATCGTGGGGCTGGTGTCGCCGGAGCGCGGCCACATCGTGTTCAACGGGTCTCAGATCACCGGGCTGCGCCCGGACGAGGTGCTGCGCCGCGGACTGGCCTATGTTCCCCAGGGCCGCATCATCTTTCCGCAGATGACCGTGCTCGAGAACCTCGAGATGGGGGCCTACATCGAGCGGGACCGCGCTCGGATCACCGAGGCACTCGAGCGCGTCTACCGGCTCTTCCCGATTCTCCGGGAGCGGCACCGGCAGAAGGCGGGCACCCTGTCCGGGGGCGAGCAGCAGATGCTCGCCATCGGGCGCGCCCTGATGACGCAGCCCCGACTCCTTCTCCTCGACGAGCCGTCGCTGGGGCTCAGCCCGAGGTTCCTCGGCGTCATCTTCGACAAGATCGCCGAGCTGAAGGCGAGCGGAATGACGATGATAATCGTCGAGCAGAACGCGGCCAAGGCGCTCACCGTGGCCGACCGGGGCTACGTCCTGGAGCTGGGCCGAAACCGGTTCGAGGGATCCGGCCCCTCGCTTCTCGTCGATCCCGAAGTCAAGCGCCTCTACCTGGGCGGCTAGTCCCGTGCCGATACCCCTCGCCCGGCGGCGTCCTCGGTCGTGATCGACCTCGAGGCCCTCATCGGCGCGGCCATGTCGCGGGGCCCGTCGGACGTCCACCTCCGCCCCGGGCGGCACCCGATCCTGCGCATCCGCGGACGGCTCCTCCCGTTCGAGGACTGGCCGCCCCTCCAGGTGGCCGAGCTGGAGGACCTCATCCGCCGGCTGCTCCCGCCGCAGCAGTCGGCGCGCCTGGCGGAGTCGGGCGGCGTGAACCGGCCCGAGTCGTTGTCGGGACTGGGACGGTTCCGGCTGACGATCCTCAATGCCCGCGGCCTCCCGCACATCGCCATCCGCGTCCTGTCGCGCGAGATCCCGAAGCTCGAGGAGCTGGGCCTGCCGCCGGTGGTGGCCCGGCTGGCCATGGAGCGTCGGGGGCTCATCCTGGTGACCGGGCCCGCCGGGTCCGGGAAGTCGACGACGCTGGCGGCGATGGTCAACCTGATGAACGAGCAGCGCAACGAGCACATCATCACCATCGAGGATCCGATCGAGTACGTCTTCGAGAGCCGGAGCTGCTACATCACGCAGCGGGAGATCGGCCTCGACACGCCGAGCTACGACTCCGCCCTCCGGATCGTCCTCCGGCAGGACCCGAACGTCATCGTGGTGGGGGAGATGCGCGACCCCGACACGTTCCGGACGGTGCTCACGCTCGCCCAGACGGGACACCTGGTCCTCTCGACGCTCCACACGGGGTCGGCCGTCGACACCATCAACCGGATGATCTCCGCCTTCCCCCAGGCCCGCGAGCGCTCGATCCGGGCTCAGCTCGCTCACGTCCTCAAGGGCGCGATCGGTCAGCGCCTGGTGGAGCGCGCCGACGGGACCGGCCTCCTGCCCGCGACCGAGGTGATGGTGACCACCGGGAGCGTCTTCCGGGCCATCCTGGAGCCGGGCCTCACCGCCAGCCTGCCGACGGTCCTCGCCCGGAGCCGTGACCTGTTCGGCATGCAGACCTTCGACCAGTCGGCGCTGGACCTCTACCTCCAGGGCCTCATCTCCGAGCCGACGGCCCTCCTGGCCTGCAACTCGCCCATGGACTTCGAGGTCCAGCTGCGCCGGGCCCGCAAGGAGAAGCGTCTGGAGGAGGCCGCCGCCCAGGGGGGAGTCGGGGCGGTGGGCGCCCGGATGGAGGCCATCGTCGTGCTGGAGGTGGTGGGCATGACGGACCTCCTGATCTCGCACGGGGACGCGACCTTCCGCGAGTTCACCGAGCGCATCGAGCACCGGCTCAGCGACATCGCCAAGGAGTTCCGGGCCCGGGCGATCGAGAAGCATCTGGACGGGTTCCTGCTGACCTTCCCGAACGTCGACTGGGCGATGACGGCCATCCGCCGGATCTTCGCGCGCATCTCCGAGTTCAACGAGCTCTCCGAGATCGAGGTCGCCTTCCGCGGCGCCCTGCACTACGGGAGCATCTGGGTCGATCCGCACTCGAACCGGGTCGGCGCCGCGGTGCACAAGGCGTTCCGGGTGTGTACCGCCATCGGCACGCCCGATCTGTGGGGCCCGGCCCGGCCCAAGGAGCGGAACGTGGTGGTGGCCACCGAGGAAGCGCGCGAGATGCTGACCCCCTACCACGTGGGGTCGCGCCCCCTGGGGGCGGTGCGCCTGAAGGGCTTCGACGGCGTCCATCCCCTCTTCGAGCTGATCATCTGAATGCGACGCGCGCCGATTCGCGCAGTCACCTTCGACTTCTGGGGCACGATTCTTCCCGATCCCCCGGTGAGCGACGACCGCCACCGGCCCCGGCGCCTCGCCGATTTCGAGGCGATCCTGGGCGCCGCCGGCGTGGAGGTGTCACGGCCGGTCCTCGAGCGGGCCTACCGGGACTCCGGGGCGTTTCTCGCCCAGATCTGGCTACAGGACCGGGACGTGCCCGTCGAGGACCACGTACGGGCGATCCTGATCTCGATGGACCCCGCCCTCGTCGGGCGCCTTCAGGGAGACACCCTGAAGGCCCTGACCGAGGCCTACGCGCGACCGGCCCTGCTGGCGCCTCCGGCCGTCGACGAGGGCGCGCGTCCGGCCCTCGAGGCCCTGGCCCGGCGAGGTTACACGCTCTGCGTCGTGTCCAACACGATGCGGACGCCGGGACTGGTGCTCCGCGAGATCTTGCGGCACTACGGCTTGCTCGGCTACTTCGCCCACCTGACGTTCTCCGACGAGTGCAGGGTCCGGAAGCCCGCCGCCGAGATCTTCCGCCGCACGCTCGCGGCCGTGTCGACGCCGGCGTCGGCAGCGGTGCACGTGGGAGATGACCCCCTCCTCGACGTCGAGGGGGCGCGTTCCGCGGGGATGCGGGTGATCCAGGTCACCACGGACCGGCCGCCGTGGTTCGGCCGGCGGCGTCCCCACGCGACGATCCCCGGCCTCGCCGCTCTCCCGGAGGCCATCGCGCGGCTGGATCGCTGAGTTGAACCGGAGGGGGTGTCGGAACACCCCCTCCGAAACCTCCCCCGAGGAATCGTTGCGGCGGCAAAAGCCGCCGCTCGGAGCGGACTATGCGGCGCTCGGCGGCCGCGTGGGAGCGGAGCATCATCCGCCCGGGCCTCCGCGGCCGAGGGCCCGGAGAGCCTCCTGGCGGAGCTTCCCCTTCTGGGCCTTGTCGCCGTGTGGGCCCGGGGTTCGCGGGACGTCGGCCACGACCCAGACGCGCCGCGGGACCTTGAAGGCGGCGAGCTTTCCCCCGCAGTAGGCCTGGAGCTCCGCCTCGGTGGGTGCTTCACCCTCCCGGGGGATGACGTAGGCCACGGCCACCTCGCCGAGCCGCGGGTCGGGTACGCCGACCACGAAGGCCTGGCCGACGGTCGGGTGGCTCATCAGGAACGCCTCGATCTCGGCCGGCGCCACCATGAAGTGGCCGATGCGCAGGGTCTCCCGGAGGCGGCCCAGGAAGAAGGTGTGCCCCGCCTCGTCTCGGACGGCGAGGTCGCCGGTGTGGAACCACCCGGCCGCGTCGATGGCGGCCGCCGTCTCTTCCGGCTTCTTGTAGTAGCCCCGCGTCACCAGCGGCCCGCGGAGCCAGAGCTCGCCCGCTTGCCCGGGGGGCCGATCCGCCCCGGCCTCGGGGTCGACCACCCGGAGCTCGAGCTCCTCCGCGGGCCGGACCCCGGCGTGCTGCCGCAGCTCGAGCGGATCGTCGGGCGACGGGCAGAGGGCGAGGGCGTTGACCTCGGTCATCCCGTAGGGCTGGAAGGCCCCGGGCATGCCCAGGCGGCCGACGACTTCGTCGAAGAGCCCGTGGCGCCCGCCCCCCGTCATCGCCACGCCGCCCGTGCGGAGCGACCTGCGGTCGTATCGCTCGAGGTCCGGGTGGTCCAGCACCGCCATCAGCATCGCGTCCACCGCGTTCCAGACCGTGATCCGCTCGCGCTCGATGAGCCGGAGTGTCCGGAGCGGGTCGAAGAACTCCTCGAGGACGAGCGTCGCGCCATGAGAGAAGGTCATCAGCGGGATGACGAGTCCGCCCCAGGTTCCGGAGAACGGCAGCGTGTGGAGGACGCGGTCGTGCTCGGTCAGCCCCAGACGCTCCCCGGAGGCCCAGCCGTGAGGAAGGCAGTTCCGGTGGGTGATCATCGCGCCCTTGGGGAATGATGTGGTGCCCGACGTGTAGAGCAGCGTGAACACGTCGTCGGGCGCGATCCGCTGCCGGCGTTCGGCCAGCGGGGTCCCGAGCGCCGGGTCGTCCCCGGCCTCGATGACGTCCTGGTAGCGCAGGGTCCCGCCGTAGGCGTCCTCGCTCACGCAGATCAGCCGCCGCAGGGCAGGGAAACGCTCGAAGTGGAGGTCGTCCGGGTCGGCTCGGTGGAAGCCGGGCAGGAGCTCGCCCAGGATCTCGAGGAAGTCGATGTGGAGAGCGTGGTCCAGGAGGACGAGCGTGGTCGTGTCCGACTGGCGCAAGATGTAATCGAGCTCGTGCGTCCGGTAGCGGGTGTTGAGCGCGACCAGGACCGCGCCGATCCGGGCGCAGGCGTGCTGGACTACGAGCCACTCCGGGCAGTTTGTGAGCCAGAGCGCGACCGTCTCGCCGGGCGCGATCCCGAGGGCGAGGAGACCCCGGGCGAGTCGCTCGACCTCGCGATGGACGTCGCGATAGGTGAGGCGGCGCTCGTCGAGGACGAGGGCCTCCCGGTGGCCGAAGCGGGCGGCGACCGCGTCGAGCATCCCCGGGAGTGTGGCGTCCCGGTAGGGGTTGGGTGTCGGGATCTCTGCCGTGGGCCGCCAGGAGGCTGGGCTCAAGCAGGGCCCCTGAGGCCGCGGCGCCTCAGAGGTACGCTCGCTCGGCCTGGCGGAGGGCGCGGTAGCGCCGGAAGGCCTGCCGCTCGTCCTCGAGCCCCAGCAGCGCCTTCCAGAAGCGGCTCCCCCGAAACGTGTGGGCCAGCATTTTCGGCCAGTTGCGCAGGACGAACGCGGGGCTGTGAGCCAGCACCGCCCCCAGGTGACGGACCTTCATCCAGCGCTCGGCCCGCCAGCGCAGGAACTCGATCTCCTCCGCCTCCAGATGCTCGCTCCGCACCACCGCGGTGGTCCCGTCGTACTCCCAGAGGCGCTCGTTGATGATGAGCCCGCGCTCCCGGAAGTCCTTGGTCATCGGCGTCTGGGGGTAGGGCGTCGGGTGCTGGATGTACGGCCAGTCGACGTAGCGCCGGGCGAACTCGAGGTTGGCCTCCACCGACTGGCGGGTGTCGTCCGGGTTGCCGACGATCAGACCCCCGACGACCCACATCCGATGCCGGTGGAGGTAGTCGATGGCGGTGATCGTCGCGTTCCCGGCGCTCCGTCCGTTCTCGCGCCGGGTATTCTTGGCCCGGGCGCGCAGGAAGCCCAGGTCGCCGTCCAGGATGTTCTCGATGCCCAGGAAGACGTACCGGAACCCGGCCCGCCGCATCAGGGGGGCGAGCGTCGCGCCGTGGTTGGCGATGGCCGAGGTCATGGCCTGGACGAGGTACTCGAGGTCGTTCAGGCCGGCGTCGATGATCGCCTGGCAGAGGGTCTCGAAGCGCCGGACGTTCAGGGTGATGTTGTCGTCGACGAGAAAGATGACGCGGGCCCCGTAGTCGCGGGCGTCGCGGATGTCGGCCAGCACCCGGTCGAAGCGGTAGGTGTGGAAGTTGCGCCCGCGCATCTCGATGATCGAGCAGAAGCTGCAGTCGAAGGTGCAGCCCCGGGAGGTCTCGATGACGTCGACCGGCCGGCCGAGAAACGTGTAGCCGGCGAGGACGCGGGCCTGGCGGTTCGGCGGCCGGATCTCGTCCCCCTCGAGGCCGCTGACCGGACGGTCGGGGGTGTGGAGGAACCCGCGCTCCTCTCGATACGACAGGCCCGGGATCCGCTGGTAGCCGCTGCCGCGCTCCAGGGCGCGGGTCAGCGCCCGAAAGGTGAGCTCGCCTTCGCCTCGGACGATGAAGTCCACGCCGCCGGCCGGGTCGGTGTACGCCTCGGGAGCCAGACTCGGGTCGTAGCCGCCGACGACGATCCGTGCGGCAGGCCGGAGCGCGCGGACCAGGTCGATGATGCGGAGGGCCGTCCGCCGCTGGAACGTCATCACCGACAGCCCGACCACGTCCGGGTCCCACTCGCGCACGAGCCGCTCGACGGTTTCGCGGACGCGCCGCTCGGCCAGGATCAGGTCGGCGACCGCCACCCGGTGGTGCGGGTCGACATTGCCGGCCAGCGAGCCGAGGGCGCCGTTCGGCATGCGGATGCCGACCGTCGGCATGTGCTCGAACGAGTCGGGCATGGAGAGCAGGAGGATGTTCACGCCAGATTCACCTCGCTCCAGGATACCCCAGGACCGCGGGCCCGCCGTAGCAGCTTCCCGGGTCGGATGATTCGCGAGAGCGCGCGGGCCTCGACCGGCCATCCCGCGGCGGCTTTGGCTTTTTCCGGCGCCGGCGTCTATACTGCGAGTGAGCGAACCCCGCGATGGACTTGGCGTTCACCGAGGCCCAGGAGCTGATCCGGAAGGAGGTCGGAACCCTCGCGCGCACCTTCGACTGGGAGTACTGGCGCGAGAAGGACCGGAAGGCCGAATACCCGTCGGAGTTCGTCGAGGCCTTCGCCCGGGCGGGCTGGCTCGGGATCGCCATTCCCGAGGCCTACGGCGGGGCCGGCCTCGGGGTGGTCGACGCCTGCCTGATGCTCGAGGCCATCTGCGCCTCCGGCGCGGGTCTGTCAGGCGCCTCGCCCATCCACTTTGCCGTCTTTCCTCCGATGCCCATCATCAAGCACGGCAGCGAATCCCTCCGGCGGCGCATCCTGCCGGAGATCGCCGCCGGCCGGGTGAGTCTGGCGTTCGGCGTGACCGAGCCGAACGCCGGCACCGATACCAGCCGGATCCAGACGACCGCCCGCCGCGACGGCGCCGGGTTCGTCGTCACCGGGCGCAAGGTCTGGACGTCGAACGCCCGGCATTCCCAGAAGATCCTGCTCCTGGCGCGGACGACGCCCTACGACGAGGTCGGGTCCCGCAAGCTCGAGGGCATGACGCTCTTCGTGGCCGACCTCGATCCGGCCACCGTGACCATCCGGGAGATCGACAAGCTCGGGCGCGCCGCGGTCGACTCGAACGAGGTGATCATCGATGGCCTGCGCGTCGCCGCCGAGGACGTGGTCGGCGAGATCGGTCGGGGCTTCTACCACCTGCTCGACTCGCTGAATCCCGAGCGGATCCTGGTCGCCGCCGAAGCGGTGGGGATCGGGCGGGCTGCGCTCGAGCGCGCCGCCCAGTACGCGCGGGAGCGCGTGGTCTTCGGGCGGCCCATCGGCCAGAACCAGGCGGTCGCGCACCCGCTGGCGGCGGCGTGGGCCCGCCTCGAAGGGGCGTGGGCGCTGACCCTGCGCGCGGCCTGGCTCTTCGACCGCGGGCTCCCGTGCGGCTGCCGAGGCGAACGCCGCCAAGGTCCTGGCGGCCGAGGCCGGGTTCGAGGCGTGCGATGCCGCGCTCCAGACCTTCGGGGGCTTCGGGTACGCCAAGGAATTCCACGTCGAGCGGCTCTGGCGCGAGGTGCGTCTCTACAAGATCGCGCCCGTGTCGCAACAGATGGCCCTCAACTATCTAGCCGAGCGGGTGCTCGGGCTCCCCAGGTCGTACTGAGCCGCCGGGAACCGATGGCTCTCGCGTCCCACTGAGGCGCGCTGCCCGCCCGCCCTATGGGCCTCCGCCGCTACGTCCGAACCCACCGGGGGATCAGCGCGTTCGCCGCCGGCGTCCTCCTGACCCTGGCGGCGCTGGCCGCCTTCGGCTACTACGTCCTTTCCGATCAGCGCCGGACCGCCCGGATCCTGGCCGCCGCCCTCTCTCAGGCCCTGGCGCGCGAAGTGCGGATCGAGCGCGTCACCGACGTCGGCACGGAGCGGGTGGTGATGCGCGGGGTTCGCCTGCCGAGCGACGGGGGCTGGCCGGCGGATCTCGTGGCCGAGCGGGTCGAGGCCACCGGGCCGCTCCTGGCGGCCGCCCGCGGGGACGCCGCCCCGGTCCGCCTGGTCGTGACCCGGCCGACCGTCGACGTGCCGGCCGGCGGGGGCGTGGGCATTCAGGCGACGCTCGAGAACCTGCGCCAAGGCCTGGCGAGCTTCCTGGCCGGCGCCGTTCAGGTCGACGCCACGCTGACGGCCGGAGTTGCGCGGTATGCCGGCGGCACGACCGAGTTCGACCTGGCCCTCCGCAAAGCCGGCGGCGGCGCCACGGGCGAGCTGACGCTGCGTGAGGCCGGCCAGGCTCCGCTGGTCGTCAGCCTCAACGCGCGGACGGAGGGCGACCTCGTGCGCCTCGCCCTCTCCGGTCGCGGCGCTCTGGCGCCAGTCGCGGCCTGGATCGAAGACGGCGGCCCCTCGGTCCTGCGGGGTCAGTCGGTCGAGGTCTCCATGGCCGCCGACCTCGGTCCGGCACCGGCCCTCAACGCGCGGGGGACGGTCAGCGTGGGCGACGTGATGGCGGGCGGCGGGACGGCGGTGTTCAAGGACGGCGTCCTCCAGCTGAGCCTGCCGCATGCCACTGCGGATCTCGCATTCGCGGCGTGGGTGGCGCGGCTCGGTTGGCAGCCGACGGGACGCGCGGAGCTTGCCGACCTGACGGCGACGTGGCGACCGAGCGCGGGCTCCTGGCCCGTCCTCCAGGCCGTGCTGCGGCTGCCCTCCATCGCCTTGCCGGCTGCCGCTGTCGGCACCGACGTGAGGGCCGAGGGTGTCGAGGGTCGCCTCGCGCTCGAGCCCGTTCCGTCGGGTCACGCCGTATCGGGCGAGGCGCGGGCGGAGCGGGTGCGCGCCGCCGGACTCGAGATCGCGCCGGCCGACACCCGGTACCGGCTCACGCTCGACGCCGGGGGCGCCATCGCGCGGGCCGAGCTCGCCGGCTTGACCGCTCGCCTCGAGGGCGCGGTGCTCAAGGGCTCACTGGGTTACGACGGGGCGACGCGGCGGCTCGACACCCGGCTCGGAGGCGAGGAGGTCGACGTCGGCGGCCTCGTGCGGCGTCTGGCCCCGGGCTGGCTGGCGCCAGCCGATCGCCTGCGGCTGGCCGGGCTGAGTATCACCGGCACCGGGGTCGACGCGCGGGAGCTCGGGGCGGGGACGGTGCGACTCGAGGCGCGGAGCGCGCGGCTCTCGCGCGCCAACGGGGAGCTCGGCGGCGGCCGGACCACCGTCCGCGCCGAGCTCGGGCGGACCGGCGTGACGCTGGCGCTCGAGACCGCCTCCGTCAGCGCGACGCTGCCGGCGCTCAACGGCAAGCTCCCGCTGCTCGCGGGCTCGGCCGAGCTTCACCGGACGGCGACCGGCCTCGAGCCGGAGCGCGGGCGGCTGACGGCTCGGGATGGCCAGGGGCGAGAGCTGCTCGTGGCCAGCCTCGCGCGGGGCGCGACGCCGGGCCGCCTGCGCCTGTCGGTGCAGGCGCCGGCCCTGGAGCGCCTGGACGGCCTCTGGCCGCAGGTCGCGCGTCGGGTGAACGGATCGGCGCGCCTCGACGTCGAACTGAGTGGGCCGGGCTACGGGGCGGCCGACGGCCGGCTCGCGCTGAGCGTACCGGAAGGCGAGGTCTGGGGCGGCAAGGTGTTCGTTCGGTCGCTGGAGGCCGATGTCCCGATCCGGCGGGGTGTCGAGATGCCGGGCGAGCCGCCGTGGGGCAAGATCGAGGTCGGCGAGTTGATCGGCTACGGGGTGGTGGCCCGCGACGTGGTGTCGCCGGCGCGCGTGTTTCGCGACCGGCTGAGCTTGAACGATCTCACGTATGCCCTGTACTCTGGGGAGGGCAAGGGCTGGAGCGAGATCGAGCTGGACGCAGCCGGACCGATGGTGCGGGGCAAGCTCAACGGCGAACGGGTTCGGGTGGAGGAGTTCATGAGCGCCTACGGGATCCGCGGGGGCACGATGACCGGTCTCTTGCAGTACGATCTCGGCTACGAGTACCGGGCCGGTCGCCTCCAGGTCAACGGCCGCTTCGAGGTGCCCAAGGGCGGGACGGTCAACATCGAGCTCCTGAACCGCCTGCTCGCCTACGCGCAGACCGACCCCTCCGGGGTCCTCCGAGGGGCGCTCGAGAACCTCCGCGCCTTCGAGTACAAGCACGCCGAGGCTGACGTGCACTCGGCCGGGGACGACGTCCGGGTCAACCTGGCCCTGCAGGGCCGCGAGCGGTTCCTGATCTTTCCCCCGAAGGTCCGCGAGATCAACATTCGCAACATGCCGCTGTCCTTCCTGGCCCGCCAGTTCCCCGGCGCCTTCGCGAATTGAGGAGAACGCCATGCTGAGACGCCACCTGGGTCGTCATCTCGCGCTCGTCGGGCTCGCGGGCCTGGTGGCCGCGTGCGTACCCGTCACCGTCAACATCAACTTTCCCCAGGAGAAGCTCGAGGGCGCCGCGGGCAGCATCGAGGACATGGTCCGGAGTCCCGAGAACCCGAAGCCCGCACCGAAGAAGGGGCCGCAAGGCTCGCTGGGCGACCGCCTGCTGGCGGCGCTCGGGCCGGCCGCGGCGGACGCCCAGACCCGCACCGTGGACGTCATGCCCGAGATCAAGGTGCGGACGCCGGAGCTCATGCGGGCGATCGAGTCACGCCGGGCGCGGCGGGGCGAGATCGACGAGCTCAAGGCGAAGGGCTGCGTCGGGGAGACGAACCAGGGGATGCTGGAGGCACGCGCCGGCCAGGGCTGCCCCGGGAACGTGGGGCAGGTGGTGAGCGCCGAGAACGCGGATCGCAACTACATCTACGGCACACTGATGCAGCAGAACAACATTCCCGCCAGCGACGCGTCGCGAGTGCACGCCGCGTTCGCCAAGGTCCGCCGCGACCGGGCGAAGCCTGGAGAGTGGATTCAGCTCGAAACCGGCCAGTGGGTGCACAAGTGATGCCGGGCCGATGACGGCCGCCTGGCGCGCCGCCTGAATGGGTATTCGCGGGGTCTTCCTCGATGCGGGGAACACGATCGTCTCGCTCGACTACGAGGTCATCACCGCCCACATCCGCGCCGCCGGCCACCCGGTGACCCCGGCCGAGGTGCGCCTCGCCGAGCAGCGGGCCCGCGTCCAGCTCGACCCGCATCTCGCCGGCCCGCGCTCCACCGAGACGCCCGATACGTTTCGTCTCTATCTCCGCTACACCTTCGATGGCCTCGGGATCCGGTGGGACGAGGCGGCCGAGCGCGTGGCCGACCGGCTCCG
It includes:
- a CDS encoding class I SAM-dependent methyltransferase; this encodes MRRDAIANVIRAYDDPVIRAYSRGRFLILRQRFLDEIGQYLPAEGNILDIGCGFGLFSLYYAQVLPRARFRGLDLNARRVRIAAQAAHRLGLGNAEYAVGDAREYRTDGVHAAAYMLDIVHHIPPETVEPLLAELHKAIRPGGRLIIKDVDTQPAYKRWFTHALDLLMSPRGVIHYWPAEELQILLQRIGFRVYRHLMVDILPYPHVLFIGQKD
- a CDS encoding ABC transporter ATP-binding protein, yielding MPVSPSLLTVEQIHAGYGRIPILHGVSLAVWPRELVAVIGPNGAGKSTAFKVIVGLVSPERGHIVFNGSQITGLRPDEVLRRGLAYVPQGRIIFPQMTVLENLEMGAYIERDRARITEALERVYRLFPILRERHRQKAGTLSGGEQQMLAIGRALMTQPRLLLLDEPSLGLSPRFLGVIFDKIAELKASGMTMIIVEQNAAKALTVADRGYVLELGRNRFEGSGPSLLVDPEVKRLYLGG
- a CDS encoding PilT/PilU family type 4a pilus ATPase, whose protein sequence is MIDLEALIGAAMSRGPSDVHLRPGRHPILRIRGRLLPFEDWPPLQVAELEDLIRRLLPPQQSARLAESGGVNRPESLSGLGRFRLTILNARGLPHIAIRVLSREIPKLEELGLPPVVARLAMERRGLILVTGPAGSGKSTTLAAMVNLMNEQRNEHIITIEDPIEYVFESRSCYITQREIGLDTPSYDSALRIVLRQDPNVIVVGEMRDPDTFRTVLTLAQTGHLVLSTLHTGSAVDTINRMISAFPQARERSIRAQLAHVLKGAIGQRLVERADGTGLLPATEVMVTTGSVFRAILEPGLTASLPTVLARSRDLFGMQTFDQSALDLYLQGLISEPTALLACNSPMDFEVQLRRARKEKRLEEAAAQGGVGAVGARMEAIVVLEVVGMTDLLISHGDATFREFTERIEHRLSDIAKEFRARAIEKHLDGFLLTFPNVDWAMTAIRRIFARISEFNELSEIEVAFRGALHYGSIWVDPHSNRVGAAVHKAFRVCTAIGTPDLWGPARPKERNVVVATEEAREMLTPYHVGSRPLGAVRLKGFDGVHPLFELII
- a CDS encoding HAD-IA family hydrolase; its protein translation is MRRAPIRAVTFDFWGTILPDPPVSDDRHRPRRLADFEAILGAAGVEVSRPVLERAYRDSGAFLAQIWLQDRDVPVEDHVRAILISMDPALVGRLQGDTLKALTEAYARPALLAPPAVDEGARPALEALARRGYTLCVVSNTMRTPGLVLREILRHYGLLGYFAHLTFSDECRVRKPAAEIFRRTLAAVSTPASAAVHVGDDPLLDVEGARSAGMRVIQVTTDRPPWFGRRRPHATIPGLAALPEAIARLDR
- a CDS encoding AMP-binding protein, with protein sequence MLDAVAARFGHREALVLDERRLTYRDVHREVERLARGLLALGIAPGETVALWLTNCPEWLVVQHACARIGAVLVALNTRYRTHELDYILRQSDTTTLVLLDHALHIDFLEILGELLPGFHRADPDDLHFERFPALRRLICVSEDAYGGTLRYQDVIEAGDDPALGTPLAERRQRIAPDDVFTLLYTSGTTSFPKGAMITHRNCLPHGWASGERLGLTEHDRVLHTLPFSGTWGGLVIPLMTFSHGATLVLEEFFDPLRTLRLIERERITVWNAVDAMLMAVLDHPDLERYDRRSLRTGGVAMTGGGRHGLFDEVVGRLGMPGAFQPYGMTEVNALALCPSPDDPLELRQHAGVRPAEELELRVVDPEAGADRPPGQAGELWLRGPLVTRGYYKKPEETAAAIDAAGWFHTGDLAVRDEAGHTFFLGRLRETLRIGHFMVAPAEIEAFLMSHPTVGQAFVVGVPDPRLGEVAVAYVIPREGEAPTEAELQAYCGGKLAAFKVPRRVWVVADVPRTPGPHGDKAQKGKLRQEALRALGRGGPGG